A section of the Chlorocebus sabaeus isolate Y175 chromosome 13, mChlSab1.0.hap1, whole genome shotgun sequence genome encodes:
- the SPACA1 gene encoding sperm acrosome membrane-associated protein 1, whose translation MSPRGTGCSAGLLLTVGWLLLAVLQSARGTNVTAAVQDAGLAQEGEGEEETENNDRETAENYAPTETEDVSNANVVKEVEFGMCTVTCGIGVREVILTNGCPTGESKCVVRVEECRGPTDCGWGKPISESLESVRLACIHTSPINRFKYIWKLLRPDQQSIVLVNDSAILEVRRANYPLAFQCDTLDNNEIVATIKFTIYTSTELQMRRSGLPVTDAALIFVLTIGVIICVFIIFLLIFIIVNWAAVKAFWGAKASTPEVQSEQSSARYKDSTSLDQLPTEMPGEDDALSEWNE comes from the exons ATGAGCCCCAGGGGCACGGGCTGCTCCGCCGGGCTGCTGCTGACGGTCGGCTGGCTGCTCCTGGCGGTCCTCCAGTCTGCGCGCGGGACCAACGTCACCGCCGCCGTCCAGGATGCCGGCCTGGCCCAGGAAGGCGAGGGCGAGGAGGAGACCGAAAACAACGACAGGGAGACCGCGGAGAACTACGCCCCGACTGAAACCGAGGATG TTTCAAATGCGAATGTAGTCAAAGAAGTAGAATTCGGAATGTGCACCGTTACATGCG GTATTGGTGTTAGAGAAGTTATATTAACAAATGGATGCCCTACTGGTGAATCCAAGTGTGTCGTACGGGTAGAAGAATGCCGTGGACCAACAGATTGtggct gggGTAAACCAATTTCAGAAAGTCTTGAAAGTGTTAGACTGGCATGTATTCACACATCTCCTATAAATCGtttcaaatatatttggaaaCTTCTAAGGCCAGACCAA caatCCATTGTACTTGTAAATGATTCAGCAATCCTAGAAGTACGCAGGGCAAATTACCCCTTGGCTTTCCAGTGTGACACTCTGGATAATAATGAAATAGTAGCAACTATTAAATTCACAATCTATACGAGCACTG AATTGCAAATGAGAAGATCAGGCCTACCGGTCACTGATGCAGCCCTAATTTTTGTGCTGACCATAGGCGTCATTATCTGTGTATTTATAATCTTCTTATTGATCTTCATAATCGTAAATTG GGCAGCAGTCAAGGCTTTCTGGGGGGCAAAAGCCTCTACACCTGAGGTACAATCAGAGCAGAGTTCTGCGAGATACAAAGATTCAACTTCTCTTGACCAATTACCAACAGAAATGCCTGGTGAAGATGATGCTTTAAGTGAATGGAATGAATGA